One region of Cucurbita pepo subsp. pepo cultivar mu-cu-16 chromosome LG03, ASM280686v2, whole genome shotgun sequence genomic DNA includes:
- the LOC111789949 gene encoding abscisic acid receptor PYL4-like has protein sequence MPSKPSVSSVLIDRINGSDSTTASIHCQKENQKWFQVPKSVAVYHTHTVGPNQTCSAVVQEIAAPISTVWSVVRRFDNPQAYKHFVKSCHVVVGDGNVGTLREVHVISGLPAGRSTERLEILDDEHHILSFSMIGGDHRLANYRSVTTLHPSVADDVSKTVVVESYAVDTPPGNTKEETTVFVDTILRCNLQSLAQLAENLHKRNNQSPP, from the coding sequence ATGCCTTCGAAACCCTCTGTATCGTCTGTTCTAATAGACCGAATCAACGGCTCCGATTCAACCACCGCCTCAATCCATTGCCAGAAAGAGAACCAGAAATGGTTCCAGGTGCCGAAATCTGTGGCCGTTTACCACACGCATACGGTAGGGCCTAACCAGACCTGCTCCGCCGTGGTCCAAGAAATCGCCGCCCCCATATCCACCGTCTGGTCGGTGGTCCGGCGGTTTGACAACCCTCAGGCCTACAAGCACTTCGTCAAGAGCTGCCACGTAGTCGTCGGCGACGGCAACGTCGGAACCCTCCGGGAGGTTCACGTCATCTCCGGCCTTCCCGCCGGCCGCAGCACCGAACGCCTCGAGATTCTCGACGACGAACACCACATCCTCAGTTTCAGCATGATCGGCGGCGACCATCGCCTTGCCAACTACAGATCCGTCACCACACTCCACCCATCGGTGGCCGACGACGTAAGTAAAACTGTGGTCGTTGAGTCCTACGCCGTGGATACGCCGCCGGGAAATACTAAAGAAGAAACCACCGTTTTCGTGGATACCATTCTGCGATGCAATCTTCAGTCGTTGGCTCAACTCGCCGAGAATTTGCATAAACGCAACAACCAGTCTCCGCCGTAA